A window of Pseudomonas mucidolens contains these coding sequences:
- a CDS encoding Tim44 domain-containing protein: MKRFLSIAMALCIGLTMSLDANAKRFGGGKSFGSAPSHQTSKMAPAAGAGGAAATAGAAGAAAKAGGASRWLGPLAGIAAGGLLASMFMGDGFQGMQIFDILIMALIAFVIFRFIAARRRKQQEHLAPAGAPMQREVFEQKPAMGSIFGGSAAPTAARPVINAPAWFNEERFVEAARNHFQSLQQHWDANEMDKIAEFVTPQLLEFLKRERADLGDAFQSTYIDDLQVQLEGVDDRADKTIATLTFSGVSKTSRFDQGEVFSESWNMERPQGENQPWLVAGIRQNA; this comes from the coding sequence ATGAAACGTTTTCTTAGCATCGCCATGGCGTTGTGCATTGGCCTGACGATGAGCCTCGACGCCAACGCCAAGCGCTTCGGCGGCGGCAAAAGCTTCGGCTCCGCGCCGAGCCACCAAACCAGCAAAATGGCGCCAGCTGCCGGTGCCGGCGGTGCAGCTGCCACGGCCGGTGCCGCGGGTGCCGCTGCCAAAGCCGGCGGTGCTTCGCGCTGGCTGGGCCCTCTGGCCGGTATCGCTGCCGGTGGCCTGCTCGCCTCCATGTTCATGGGTGACGGCTTCCAGGGCATGCAGATTTTCGACATCCTGATCATGGCGCTGATCGCTTTCGTGATCTTCCGTTTCATCGCCGCCCGTCGTCGCAAGCAACAGGAGCACCTGGCTCCAGCCGGCGCGCCGATGCAGCGTGAAGTGTTCGAGCAAAAGCCTGCCATGGGCTCGATCTTTGGCGGTTCGGCAGCCCCGACTGCCGCACGTCCGGTAATCAATGCGCCCGCCTGGTTCAACGAAGAGCGTTTCGTTGAAGCGGCCCGCAACCACTTCCAGTCCCTGCAGCAACACTGGGACGCCAACGAAATGGACAAGATCGCCGAGTTCGTGACCCCACAACTGCTGGAGTTCCTCAAGCGCGAACGTGCCGACCTGGGCGACGCGTTCCAGTCGACCTACATCGACGACCTGCAGGTACAGCTGGAAGGCGTGGACGACCGTGCCGACAAGACCATCGCTACGCTGACCTTCAGTGGCGTGTCGAAGACCTCGCGCTTCGACCAGGGCGAAGTGTTCAGCGAAAGCTGGAACATGGAGCGTCCGCAAGGTGAAAACCAGCCTTGGCTGGTCGCCGGTATCCGCCAGAACGCCTGA
- a CDS encoding SMI1/KNR4 family protein, producing the protein MEEVIEQLREANEPVPVPLELPDEDQLVEVEEQLFINIPFVFKEFLLTVSDVVYGSLEPVTITDPGSHTYLPEVAATAWDIGVPRELIPICQDGEDYYCVEEDGTVVLWSGDEELVTEESWESVWHWARDVWLES; encoded by the coding sequence GTGGAAGAAGTCATCGAACAATTGCGTGAAGCGAACGAACCTGTACCGGTTCCTCTGGAACTGCCTGACGAAGACCAACTGGTGGAAGTTGAAGAACAGTTGTTCATTAACATCCCGTTCGTCTTCAAGGAATTCCTGCTGACGGTCAGCGATGTGGTCTACGGCAGCCTGGAGCCGGTAACCATTACCGATCCCGGTTCTCACACCTACCTGCCGGAAGTCGCCGCTACCGCTTGGGATATCGGCGTACCGCGCGAATTGATCCCGATCTGTCAGGACGGCGAAGACTATTACTGCGTCGAAGAAGACGGCACCGTGGTGCTATGGTCCGGTGACGAAGAACTGGTCACCGAAGAGTCCTGGGAATCGGTATGGCACTGGGCACGGGACGTCTGGCTGGAAAGCTGA